A part of Gossypium hirsutum isolate 1008001.06 chromosome A07, Gossypium_hirsutum_v2.1, whole genome shotgun sequence genomic DNA contains:
- the LOC107913174 gene encoding putative glycerol-3-phosphate transporter 1, translating to MGSEHELPADRSYSKPLGIRFLEYIKKAKLSYESHQAIVLIVTFFAYASYHATRKTTSIVKSALDPQSSDVGLKFPWRITYLSAPESKGLSWVLGDGWAPFNGSDGTALLGQLDVAFLSVYALGMYFSGHMGDRMNLRIFLTVGMVGTGLFTSLFGAGYWAKIHSFYYYLIVQMIAGLFQSTGWPSVVAVVGKWFGKKKRGLIMGIWNAHTSVGNITGSLIASALLSYGWGWSFVVPGLLIAFMGLVVFFFLPVSPESVGAYREEDEVDSLRKNEEEEGVTEPLLGSNTELKEKAVGFIEAWKIPGVAPFAFCLFFAKLVAYTFLYWLPYYISHTAIEGKYLSNEAAGNLSTFFDIGGVLGGILAGHISDRLDARAITAATFMYCAIPALYFYRSYGHVSLVMNVALMFICGMFVNGPYALITTAVSADLGTHSSLRGSSKALATVTAIIDGTGSVGAAIGPLLTGYISAESWSAVFTMLMGAALVAGLLLTRLVVAEVAARISESRSQGGSQTRSEAPELDV from the exons ATGGGTTCAGAACATGAATTGCCAGCTGATAGAAGTTATAGCAAGCCTCTTGGAATTCGATTCTTGGAATACATTAAGAAAGCGAAGCTTTCCTATGAAAGTCATCAAGCCATTGTCTTGATTGTAACATTTTTCGCATACGCTAGCTATCATGCGACGAGGAAAACCACCAGCATTGTCAAGAGTGCCCTTGATCCCCAATCATCTGATGTAGGCTTGAAGTTCCCGTGGAGGATAACATACCTTAGTGCTCCAGAAAGCAAAGGACTTTCATGGGTTCTAGGAGATGGTTGGGCGCCCTTTAATGGATCCGATGGGACGGCCTTGCTTGGTCAACTTGATGTGGCCTTTCTTTCAGTATATGCTTTAGGAATGTACTTCTCTGGACACATGGGTGATAGAATGAACCTAAGGATCTTTCTGACAGTGGGAATGGTTGGAACTGGCTTGTTTACTTCACTATTTGGTGCTGGGTATTGGGCTAAAATCCATAGCTTTTATTACTACCTGATAGTGCAAATGATTGCTGGGTTATTTCAATCGACGGGATGGCCTTCGGTTGTTGCAGTAGTTGGTAAATGGTTTGGGAAGAAGAAGAGAGGGCTGATTATGGGTATATGGAATGCTCACACATCTGTTGGGAACATTACTGGTTCTTTGATTGCTTCAGCACTATTGAGCTATGGATGGGGTTGGTCCTTTGTTGTGCCAGGTCTGCTTATTGCTTTCATGGGCTTGGTGGTTTTCTTTTTTCTGCCTGTTAGTCCCGAATCAGTCGGTGCTTATAGAGAAGAAGATGAAGTGGATTCACTTAGGAAGAATGAAGAGGAAGAGGGAGTTACGGAGCCTCTATTGGGCTCAAATACTGAGCTCAAGGAAAAAGCTGTAGGGTTCATTGAGGCTTGGAAAATTCCTGGGGTTGCTCCTTTTGCTTTCTGCCTCTTCTTTGCCAAATTGGTCGCTTACACATTTCTCTATTGGCTTCCATACTACATTAGCCATACAG CGATTGAGGGTAAATATTTATCCAATGAGGCGGCTGGAAACTTGTCGACATTTTTTGATATTGGAGGGGTGCTTGGAGGAATCTTAGCTGGACACATTTCTGATCGTCTAGATGCGAGAGCCATAACTGCGGCAACTTTTATGTATTGTGCTATCCCTGCTCTCTATTTCTACCGTAGTTACGGACACGTTTCCTTGGTCATGAATGTAGCTCTCATGTTCATCTGCGGAATGTTCGTAAATGGCCCCTATGCTCTTATAACAACTGCTGTCTCGGCAGACCTGGGAACACACAGTTCATTAAGAGGGAGCTCCAAGGCATTGGCAACCGTAACAGCAATCATAGATGGAACAGGTTCTGTTGGTGCTGCAATCGGACCATTATTAACTGGTTACATCTCTGCCGAGAGTTGGAGCGCGGTTTTCACAATGCTCATGGGAGCAGCACTAGTTGCAGGGCTACTGTTGACAAGGCTTGTAGTGGCCGAGGTGGCAGCTAGGATATCCGAATCAAGGTCACAAGGAGGATCACAAACACGATCTGAAGCTCCAGAACTGGATGTATGA
- the LOC107913177 gene encoding dynein light chain, cytoplasmic isoform X3 gives MERQRSYNGRRNIDERPKNLSQCRLQRSSSLPPVARASPPPPPPNQLKLAAMAIDLNVRLRSADMPLAMQERAIRRARALVDANNPGITKPTQVAMCLKKEFDALYGPAWHCIVGKSFGSFVTHAGGGFLYFSVDKLCFLLFKTEENSS, from the exons ATGGAGAGACAACGTTCTTATAATGGACGAAGAAATATTGACGAAAGACCCAAAAATCTTTCACAATGTAGGCTCCAGCGTTCTTCATCTCTGCCGCCGGTCGCCAGAGCTTCGCCACCACCTCCTCCTCCAAACCAATTGAAACTAGCAGCAATGGCCATCGATTTGAACGTCCGCCTGAGATCCGCCGATATGCCTCTCGCAATGCAAGAGCGAGCTATCCGGAGAGCCAGAGCTTTAGTCGACGCTAACAACCCAGGTATTACCAAACCTACGCAGGTCGCAATGTGCCTTAAGAAG GAATTTGATGCGTTGTACGGACCGGCATGGCATTGCATAGTGGGGAAGAGTTTTGGGTCGTTTGTGACGCACGCCGGCGGAGGATTCTTGTACTTCTCGGTGGACAAGCTTTGTTTCCTTCTCTTCAAGACGGAG GAAAACTCTTCCTAA
- the LOC107913175 gene encoding peroxisomal membrane protein 11B: protein MNDTVDKLVIFLAKRDGIDKLVKTFQYVSKLVNWQVEATHPDLANRFKQWEVSSGLSRKAFRTGRFLTGFNGLRRNPGATPTFKFLAVLANAGEMVYFFFDHFLWLSRIGTLDAKLAKRMSFISAFGESFGYIFFIVSDLIIMKQGVEAERKLIALQEEEEDSKDAKEKIRKIRGDRVMRLMAVAANVADLIIAAAEIEPNPFCNHPLSLGISGLVSAWAGWYRNWPS, encoded by the coding sequence ATGAATGACACAGTAGACAAGCTCGTGATCTTTCTAGCCAAAAGAGATGGCATTGACAAGCTTGTGAAGACCTTCCAATACGTCTCTAAGCTTGTTAACTGGCAAGTAGAAGCCACACACCCAGACCTAGCAAACAGGTTCAAACAATGGGAGGTCTCCTCCGGTCTTAGCAGAAAAGCCTTTAGAACAGGCAGGTTCCTCACTGGTTTCAATGGGTTGAGAAGGAACCCTGGTGCCACCCCAACATTCAAGTTCCTAGCTGTACTTGCTAATGCAGGAGAGATGGTGTATTTCTTTTTCGACCACTTTCTATGGCTATCGAGGATTGGAACATTGGATGCCAAGTTGGCTAAGAGGATGAGCTTCATATCTGCATTTGGTGAGTCATTCGGTTATATTTTCTTCATTGTTTCAGATTTGATCATCATGAAACAAGGGGTTGAGGCCGAAAGGAAGCTCATTGCtttacaagaagaagaagaagattcaaAAGATGCAAAAGAGAAGATAAGAAAGATAAGAGGGGATAGGGTGATGAGGCTGATGGCAGTGGCAGCAAATGTTGCTGATTTAATAATTGCAGCTGCAGAGATCGAGCCAAACCCTTTCTGCAACCATCCACTGTCACTTGGTATCAGTGGCTTGGTCTCTGCATGGGCCGGTTGGTACAGAAATTGGCCCTCATAG
- the LOC107911089 gene encoding E3 ubiquitin protein ligase RIN2 isoform X2 — protein sequence MGVNYLVISVFSTALSFIALQLRTEFSLLQTDGLITENFIHTENVNHVPELLLGSYSIMALLANFVLNVFILVILTLKGTFLPLVIPPTIIQAGLWLIWLTVKCCLKMFQALGRDRLEHLNASPSVTPWAYFRVFSVFLFVLSFSFFWIGLSFVLFKTLNPSMFLLLFFEPLSITFETLQAILVHGFQLLEISFHAVGNTVDCQRSKLFDLSVAGSFWEWKGILIRNLGFFLDLATLIMAVGHYVLIWWLHGMAFHLADAVLFLNIRALLTAIVKRIKGFIKLRMALGALHAALPDATSAEIQAYDDECAICRESMAKAKKLHCNHLFHLSCLRSWLDQGLNEAYSCPTCRKPLFLGRTENEVNSRQINSGLDRQNMPGHTLATGVFPNQMQNPVEGSPWRSAELDSGWLHSWPTQSVDGAGPSTGVRSVGLGRVHMMMRHLASVGDTAVEHTARSPWSMNLSQAAASVSSVPPNVGGRYPGNAGSLRMRTTPSTGNGNIANILAMTETVREVLPHIPDEMIIQDLQRTNSVTDTVNNLLLQM from the exons ATGGGTGTGAACTACTTGGTGATCTCAGTGTTCTCTACAGCTTTAAGCTTTATAGCTCTTCAACTTCGGACAGAATTTTCACTACTTCAAACTGATGGGTTAATTACTGAGAATTTTATTCATACGGAAAATGTCAACCATGTACCTGAGCTTCTTTTGGGTTCTTACTCCATCATGGCTCTGCTGGCAAATTTTGTGCTCAATGTATTTATTCTAGTCATCCTTACTCTAAAG GGGACCTTTTTACCATTAGTTATTCCACCAACAATAATCCAAGCAGGTCTTTGGTTAATCTGGTTGACTGTTAAATGTTGTCTAAAG ATGTTTCAAGCTTTGGGCAGGGATAGACTTGAGCATTTGAATGCATCTCCTTCTGTTACACCGTGGGCATACTTCCGTGTCTTTTCAGTGTTTCTCTTTGTCCTATCTTTCAGTTTCTTCTG GATAGGGCTGAGCTTTGTGCTATTCAAAACACTGAATCCGTCTATGTTTCTGCTGTTGTTTTTTGAGCCTCTCAGTATTACTTTTGAGACCTTGCAG GCAATTTTGGTTCATGGGTTTCAGCTGCTTGAAATATCATTCCATGCAGTGGGCAACACTGTAGATTGCCAAAGATCAAAACTATTTGATTTATCAGTTGCAG GTTCGTTTTGGGAATGGAAGGGCATTCTTATTCGCAATCTAGGTTTCTTCCTTGACTTGGCAACACTGATAATGGCAGTTGGCCATTATGTGCTTATTTGGTGGCTTCATGGCATGGCATTCCATCTAGCAGATGCAGTTCTTTTCTTGAATATACGC GCATTGCTAACTGCAATTGTGAAACGAATAAAGGGATTTATCAAATTGAGAATGGCATTAGGTGCTCTTCATGCGGCACTTCCTGATGCAACATCTGCAGAGATACAGGCATATGATGATGAATGTGCCATATGTCGG GAATCTATGGCCAAGGCTAAAAAGCTTCATTGTAATCACCTTtttcatctttcttgcttgaGATCTTG GTTGGACCAAGGCTTAAATGAAGCTTACTCATGTCCAACGTGTAGAAAGCCACTTTTCCTGGGCAGAACTGAAAATGAGGTGAATTCCCGTCAAATAAATTCTGGACTTGATCGGCAAAATATGCCTGGTCACACTTTAGCTACCGGAGTATTCCCAAATCAAATGCAGAACCCAGTGGAGGGCAGCCCTTGGAG GAGTGCAGAACTGGATTCAGGATGGCTGCATTCTTGGCCAACCCAGAGTGTTGATGGAGCAGGTCCTTCTACCGGTGTTAGATCTGTTGGACTTGGGAGAGTTCATATGATGATGAGGCATCTTGCATCTGTCGGAGATACTGCTGTTGAACATACTGCTCGGAGCCCCTGGTCCATGAATCTGTCTCAGGCCGCTGCATCTGTTTCATCAGTTCCACCAAATGTCGGCGGAAGATACCCTGGAAATGCTGGCAGTTTACGTATGAGGACTACCCCAAGTACAGGAAATGGCAACATAGCAAACATACTTGCCATGACTGAGACTGTACGAGAGGTTTTGCCACATATCCCGGATGAGATGATTATTCAG GACTTGCAGAGAACAAATTCTGTTACTGACACAGTGAATAATCTTCTTCTCCAAATGTGA
- the LOC107911379 gene encoding probable aquaporin TIP5-1, whose amino-acid sequence MALASFTARFKQFVTPDALRSYLAEFISTFFYVFVVVGSAMASRKLMSDSATDPSSLVLVAIANTFALSSSVYIASNVSGGHVNPAVTFGLAVGGHISVSTALFYWVSQMLASVMACLLLKVATVSQDVPIYTIASEMTGFGASMVEGVLTFGLVYAVYAGGDTRSGPLRSIGPLVIGLMAGSMVLAAGPFSGGSMNPALAFGSAVVAGRFKNQAVYWVGPMIGAAVAGLLYDNVMFPGHVSGRVNSDGTTRV is encoded by the exons ATGGCTCTCGCTTCCTTCACTGCCCGTTTCAAGCAATTTGTTACCCCCGATGCCCTCAGATCTTATCTCGCTGAGTTCATTTCCACATTCTTTTATGTCTTTGTTGTTGTCGGTTCTGCCATGGCTTCAC GGAAATTGATGTCGGACTCGGCAACCGATCCGTCTAGTCTGGTGTTAGTCGCCATTGCAAACACCTTCGCGCTGTCCTCGTCGGTGTACATTGCCTCAAACGTTTCCGGTGGGCATGTGAACCCGGCCGTCACTTTTGGGTTGGCAGTTGGGGGTCATATAAGTGTCTCGACTGCTCTGTTTTACTGGGTTTCTCAAATGTTGGCCTCTGTGATGGCTTGCCTTTTGTTGAAGGTCGCCACTGTCTCCCAG GATGTCCCAATATATACAATTGCAAGTGAAATGACAGGGTTCGGAGCATCCATGGTAGAAGGTGTGCTGACATTTGGTTTGGTGTACGCTGTTTATGCCGGAGGTGACACAAGAAGCGGTCCACTGAGGAGCATTGGACCACTGGTAATAGGATTGATGGCAGGAAGCATGGTTCTGGCGGCAGGACCATTCTCTGGAGGGTCAATGAACCCAGCATTAGCCTTTGGGTCCGCCGTAGTTGCTGGACGGTTCAAGAACCAGGCAGTTTATTGGGTTGGACCAATGATTGGAGCAGCAGTGGCTGGGCTTCTGTATGATAATGTTATGTTCCCCGGTCATGTTTCTGGAAGGGTGAATTCCGATGGAACAACTAGAGTTTAA
- the LOC107911089 gene encoding E3 ubiquitin protein ligase RIN2 isoform X1, translated as MGVNYLVISVFSTALSFIALQLRTEFSLLQTDGLITENFIHTENVNHVPELLLGSYSIMALLANFVLNVFILVILTLKTVFFGQLYSSEIRKLIERIINYVIYKGTFLPLVIPPTIIQAGLWLIWLTVKCCLKMFQALGRDRLEHLNASPSVTPWAYFRVFSVFLFVLSFSFFWIGLSFVLFKTLNPSMFLLLFFEPLSITFETLQAILVHGFQLLEISFHAVGNTVDCQRSKLFDLSVAGSFWEWKGILIRNLGFFLDLATLIMAVGHYVLIWWLHGMAFHLADAVLFLNIRALLTAIVKRIKGFIKLRMALGALHAALPDATSAEIQAYDDECAICRESMAKAKKLHCNHLFHLSCLRSWLDQGLNEAYSCPTCRKPLFLGRTENEVNSRQINSGLDRQNMPGHTLATGVFPNQMQNPVEGSPWRSAELDSGWLHSWPTQSVDGAGPSTGVRSVGLGRVHMMMRHLASVGDTAVEHTARSPWSMNLSQAAASVSSVPPNVGGRYPGNAGSLRMRTTPSTGNGNIANILAMTETVREVLPHIPDEMIIQDLQRTNSVTDTVNNLLLQM; from the exons ATGGGTGTGAACTACTTGGTGATCTCAGTGTTCTCTACAGCTTTAAGCTTTATAGCTCTTCAACTTCGGACAGAATTTTCACTACTTCAAACTGATGGGTTAATTACTGAGAATTTTATTCATACGGAAAATGTCAACCATGTACCTGAGCTTCTTTTGGGTTCTTACTCCATCATGGCTCTGCTGGCAAATTTTGTGCTCAATGTATTTATTCTAGTCATCCTTACTCTAAAG ACTGTATTCTTTGGTCAGTTATACTCTTCAGAAATTCGGAAATTAATAGAACGCATTATCAACTATGTTATCTACAAG GGGACCTTTTTACCATTAGTTATTCCACCAACAATAATCCAAGCAGGTCTTTGGTTAATCTGGTTGACTGTTAAATGTTGTCTAAAG ATGTTTCAAGCTTTGGGCAGGGATAGACTTGAGCATTTGAATGCATCTCCTTCTGTTACACCGTGGGCATACTTCCGTGTCTTTTCAGTGTTTCTCTTTGTCCTATCTTTCAGTTTCTTCTG GATAGGGCTGAGCTTTGTGCTATTCAAAACACTGAATCCGTCTATGTTTCTGCTGTTGTTTTTTGAGCCTCTCAGTATTACTTTTGAGACCTTGCAG GCAATTTTGGTTCATGGGTTTCAGCTGCTTGAAATATCATTCCATGCAGTGGGCAACACTGTAGATTGCCAAAGATCAAAACTATTTGATTTATCAGTTGCAG GTTCGTTTTGGGAATGGAAGGGCATTCTTATTCGCAATCTAGGTTTCTTCCTTGACTTGGCAACACTGATAATGGCAGTTGGCCATTATGTGCTTATTTGGTGGCTTCATGGCATGGCATTCCATCTAGCAGATGCAGTTCTTTTCTTGAATATACGC GCATTGCTAACTGCAATTGTGAAACGAATAAAGGGATTTATCAAATTGAGAATGGCATTAGGTGCTCTTCATGCGGCACTTCCTGATGCAACATCTGCAGAGATACAGGCATATGATGATGAATGTGCCATATGTCGG GAATCTATGGCCAAGGCTAAAAAGCTTCATTGTAATCACCTTtttcatctttcttgcttgaGATCTTG GTTGGACCAAGGCTTAAATGAAGCTTACTCATGTCCAACGTGTAGAAAGCCACTTTTCCTGGGCAGAACTGAAAATGAGGTGAATTCCCGTCAAATAAATTCTGGACTTGATCGGCAAAATATGCCTGGTCACACTTTAGCTACCGGAGTATTCCCAAATCAAATGCAGAACCCAGTGGAGGGCAGCCCTTGGAG GAGTGCAGAACTGGATTCAGGATGGCTGCATTCTTGGCCAACCCAGAGTGTTGATGGAGCAGGTCCTTCTACCGGTGTTAGATCTGTTGGACTTGGGAGAGTTCATATGATGATGAGGCATCTTGCATCTGTCGGAGATACTGCTGTTGAACATACTGCTCGGAGCCCCTGGTCCATGAATCTGTCTCAGGCCGCTGCATCTGTTTCATCAGTTCCACCAAATGTCGGCGGAAGATACCCTGGAAATGCTGGCAGTTTACGTATGAGGACTACCCCAAGTACAGGAAATGGCAACATAGCAAACATACTTGCCATGACTGAGACTGTACGAGAGGTTTTGCCACATATCCCGGATGAGATGATTATTCAG GACTTGCAGAGAACAAATTCTGTTACTGACACAGTGAATAATCTTCTTCTCCAAATGTGA
- the LOC107913177 gene encoding dynein light chain, cytoplasmic isoform X2, producing MERQRSYNGRRNIDERPKNLSQCRLQRSSSLPPVARASPPPPPPNQLKLAAMAIDLNVRLRSADMPLAMQERAIRRARALVDANNPGITKPTQVAMCLKKEFDALYGPAWHCIVGKSFGSFVTHAGGGFLYFSVDKLCFLLFKTEGWNW from the exons ATGGAGAGACAACGTTCTTATAATGGACGAAGAAATATTGACGAAAGACCCAAAAATCTTTCACAATGTAGGCTCCAGCGTTCTTCATCTCTGCCGCCGGTCGCCAGAGCTTCGCCACCACCTCCTCCTCCAAACCAATTGAAACTAGCAGCAATGGCCATCGATTTGAACGTCCGCCTGAGATCCGCCGATATGCCTCTCGCAATGCAAGAGCGAGCTATCCGGAGAGCCAGAGCTTTAGTCGACGCTAACAACCCAGGTATTACCAAACCTACGCAGGTCGCAATGTGCCTTAAGAAG GAATTTGATGCGTTGTACGGACCGGCATGGCATTGCATAGTGGGGAAGAGTTTTGGGTCGTTTGTGACGCACGCCGGCGGAGGATTCTTGTACTTCTCGGTGGACAAGCTTTGTTTCCTTCTCTTCAAGACGGAG GGTTGGAATTGGTGA
- the LOC107913177 gene encoding dynein light chain, cytoplasmic isoform X1: MERQRSYNGRRNIDERPKNLSQCRLQRSSSLPPVARASPPPPPPNQLKLAAMAIDLNVRLRSADMPLAMQERAIRRARALVDANNPGITKPTQVAMCLKKEFDALYGPAWHCIVGKSFGSFVTHAGGGFLYFSVDKLCFLLFKTEVRPLVKPPSLHRLKINNA, from the exons ATGGAGAGACAACGTTCTTATAATGGACGAAGAAATATTGACGAAAGACCCAAAAATCTTTCACAATGTAGGCTCCAGCGTTCTTCATCTCTGCCGCCGGTCGCCAGAGCTTCGCCACCACCTCCTCCTCCAAACCAATTGAAACTAGCAGCAATGGCCATCGATTTGAACGTCCGCCTGAGATCCGCCGATATGCCTCTCGCAATGCAAGAGCGAGCTATCCGGAGAGCCAGAGCTTTAGTCGACGCTAACAACCCAGGTATTACCAAACCTACGCAGGTCGCAATGTGCCTTAAGAAG GAATTTGATGCGTTGTACGGACCGGCATGGCATTGCATAGTGGGGAAGAGTTTTGGGTCGTTTGTGACGCACGCCGGCGGAGGATTCTTGTACTTCTCGGTGGACAAGCTTTGTTTCCTTCTCTTCAAGACGGAGGTTCGTCCGCTTGTTAAACCTCCTTCCTTGCATAGATTGAAAATTAATAATGCCTAA